Proteins encoded in a region of the Pieris rapae chromosome 10, ilPieRapa1.1, whole genome shotgun sequence genome:
- the LOC110996101 gene encoding protein peste — MRLRAAQWQRAGCAFAALLAATALAAALSWNSIFESVFTSQVALKPDTRSFREWVAPTVPLFFEVYLFNWTNPENFPEEIPNLEELGPYVFREHRHHVNISWFPENGTVAYMTQRSWHYDSEASNGTLDDNVTIVNVIAASAIYRARYWGYFRQKTLSMALAMFGQGISVSKLAGELLFDGYDDPLMDIAKNLPASTTGGAPPLDKFGLFYGRNNSIDTDGYVEITTGEVPGILPGQIVRWNHLDHLPYYNGSCSKMAGSAGEFMPHNLTEESQLEIFMGDLCRTVYFDYSETCTNLGLTYHKYELTETSFDFSPLTPDHTCFCDEECGWRGVMNVSACRYGSPAFLSLPHFLHGDQELREKVQGLNPDPKKHSFYFGVEPKLGVPVDVSARFQFNVFIEPTPNIAMFESAPRMLFPVFWVQQKVMIDNKIASELRMVRAVSDWGATICACIALTFVGIITLASCCKKSQLKKPKDIIVTLERPRDEAEMKLNPSGKQNAHGRRECARRRKVRS; from the exons ATGCGGCTGCGGGCGGCGCAGTGGCAGCGCGCGGGTTGCGCCTTCGCCGCTCTACTAGCCGCTACTGCGCTCGCTGCTGCGCTTTCGTGGAACTCCATCTTCGAATCTGTTTTCACCTCT CAAGTAGCGCTGAAACCAGATACAAGATCATTCCGTGAGTGGGTGGCGCCGACTGTCCCTCTCTTTTTCGAGGTGTATCTTTTTAACTGGACCAACCCGGAGAACTTTCCAGAAGAAATCCCCAATTTGGAGGAGTTAg GTCCCTACGTATTCCGGGAGCACCGGCATCACGTGAACATATCTTGGTTTCCGGAGAATGGTACGGTGGCGTATATGACACAGAGAAGTTGGCACTACGACTCGGAGGCCAGTAACGGCACCCTTGATGACAATGTAACCATCGTTAATGTCATTGCTGCA TCAGCAATATACCGTGCCAGGTATTGGGGCTACTTCCGCCAGAAGACTTTGTCCATGGCACTGGCCATGTTTGGACAGGGCATATCAGTCTCCAAATTGGCTGGGGAGCTGTTGTTTGACGGGTATGATGACCCTTTAATGGATATTGCTAAGAATCTTCCCGCCAGTACTACTGGAGGTGCACCCCCATTGGATAAATTTGGACTATTTTATGGG AGGAACAATTCAATTGACACCGATGGTTACGTTGAAATAACGACAGGCGAGGTTCCCGGGATCCTGCCAGGTCAGATAGTTCGGTGGAATCATCTTGACCATCTGCCGTATTACAATGGATCTTGTTCAAAG ATGGCTGGTAGCGCGGGTGAGTTTATGCCTCACAACCTGACTGAAGAGTCCCAGTTGGAAATCTTCATGGGAGATTTGTGTCGAACTGTGTACTTCGACTATTCTGAGACCTGTACTAATCTGGGGCTCACCTACCATAAGTATGAGCTGACTGAAACCAGCTTTGATTTTT CACCATTAACGCCTGACCATACCTGTTTCTGTGACGAGGAGTGTGGCTGGCGAGGCGTAATGAATGTTTCCGCATGTCGATATGGATCACCCGCCTTCCTCTCGTTACCACACTTCCTACATGGGGACCAGGAACTTCGGGAAAAGGTCCAGGGTCTCAACCCCGACCCTAAAAAACATTCCTTCTACTTTGGAGTTGAACCG AAATTGGGTGTTCCTGTCGACGTTTCGGCGAGGTTTCAGTTCAACGTATTCATAGAACCTACACCTAATATTGC gATGTTCGAATCGGCACCACGTATGCTGTTTCCCGTATTCTGGGTCCAGCAGAAAGTGATGATAGATAACAAAATCGCATCGGAGTTGCGAATGGTGCGAGCTGTTTCGGATTGGGGCGCCACAATATGCGCGTGCATCGCCCTAACATTCGTGGGGATCATAACACTTGCATCGTGCTGTAAGAAATCTCAATTAAAGAAACCAAAAGATATTATAGTAACGTTAGAGAGGCCAAGAGACGAAGCCGAAATGAAATTGAATCCTAGTGGGAAGCA GAACGCACACGGCCGGCGAGAATGCGCAAGGCGAAGGAAAGTTCGCTCTTAA